The Micropterus dolomieu isolate WLL.071019.BEF.003 ecotype Adirondacks linkage group LG14, ASM2129224v1, whole genome shotgun sequence DNA segment ATGTATATTTGTTCTATTTAAAACCTGTTTTTCTACACAGTTACAGATAAAGATTATGCTACGCTAATATCATTAGTACTATACTATTTGTATTTCAGTGGTGGCTGTGTAGGATGGATTTCTAACGGCAGAGCGTAGTGACTCCAAAAttcaaaatttaataaaaaatagatagatgtaaacatttccaaaattcacaacatgtttttatctaaaAGTATATTCTGCTTCAATCCGTATTTGTTTGCGATTAGCcgttcaaaaacattttcactgcatTCATCTCATTTGCTGCACACTAAGGGAGGCACGCACCTGTATTAGGAGGGCGGTCTAGCAGCAATGTAATAGCatcataaattacatttatacaaccacaataacaaaaatccATTTAGTCTAACAGTATTATAGTAAATTACGTAAGTTGTTACCAAAAAAAAGCtcattgtgtgtctgcattAGTGCTTAATCAAGACATCCTCACTTTCACGCCGACAACGGCTGTAGAAAGGTGTTAAAGAAATCGGCAGTTTGGAAGAACTTTAAGATTGCTGATGATGATCCTAAAAAAAGTGCCATGCCAGATATGCAAAGTGAAAGTGTTATACCATCATACTACCATGAATTTGGCAAATATGATGAGACATGCAAAGCTTTATTCGAAATCCTCCAAAAGAAAATTTGAATGCACACATTATACTTTTCTGTCCATTGAAATTGGCTGCATCTTAATCTGATATTTAATCTTAatcttttgggttttttttaggaCCTTAAACTGTCAGCCGATTCGTACCGGATCTACAGTCTCTACCACTCCCTACATCACTATAAATACCACACCTTCTTACAGTGCAAGAAAGAggtaagaaaacatgtttgtagATCTGGTACACGCTTCTGTCATGTTTGACAAGTTTATTTAGATAGTGTTGACATTTCGGAGCTCGAGCTGTCACTACAGGCATGCATTTAGCATGTAGGTACTCAACCTCATTTGAATGCGTTTCCTTCAAATGCACTGTATGGTAAAGCACAAATCTCATTAGAAAGACTGCACAGAGACTGCTTGTATATGCTTTCATGTTCGGCCCTGGTGTGCGTCTTCAAATCATCTGTGTTTCCATCCCACTTTTCCAGACCAACACCATTGAGCAGGCAGCTGAGGACCCGGGCCAAGAGGAAGTGGTGCAGCAGTGCATGGCCAACCAGAGCTGGCTGGACACCCTCTTCAGCTCCTTCATCGAGCTGCTCACGCTCAGCACCAAACCCTGAGTCCACCACAAAAAGAGTGAGAATGAATGAAAGCAAGGGGATTTAAAAAGAGActcaaagaaaaaacaaaaaggtaaaaagagaTGGATCCTACTGTACAGCCCCCCACCCTCTTCACATCTCTTAGATCTGAGGATGAATTTTTAAGGCCCTTGACGAACACAAGGGGGTCTGTTCGTGTGACCTCGGACACTGGCCTCTgttctttttcttgttgttgaTCAATGactaaagaaatgttttactttgtaaGAAGGCGGACCCCAACGGATCAGGGGTCTCACTGGCTGGTCAAGAGGGAATTGACTGTTGGTGAAAAGTGAGTGGCGCGAAGTGCAAGAACAAAGAGGAGGAGCCGCAACACCAAGTCAACGGAGGAGCCACTGGCATCTTGTTAACTCTGTGTCATAAAGACGATAGTTCAAAGAGAAACTGTTACCACTTAGTTTttacataaattattttttgaagACTAACATCAGCTGTTGGCTTTTGAACAGAGTGGAAGAGGGTGAGAATGCTTTTTAAACTGCGTGTAGAGTGTGCCGTGAGCAGCGTGAACATGGACTCGTCTACGGATAGAAACGTGAAATGTGTTAACAAAACGCTCTCTCTCCCATCCTGTGCTATGTGAAGGGCAGCACCAGGCCGCTGTGTgataatatataaacacatttttattatttatatgagGAGGTTTTTAACTTAAACTCTCACAAGCGCTGGGTTGCTGCCCTAACATTTTAAATACCTTTTTATTTTCCACAGGTTCAGTATACAATCATAACCCACATATCCAAGCCGTCTTCCCCTCTATACAAAAGAACAGACATTGAGACATAAATATTGTATCAAATACAGTGGgtgtaaaataacaacaaaaagaatggaagaaaaggggaaaaaaagatgagaATGGGGAAAATCTATTTGAAACTTAACATTGTTGTGGTTCAGTTCAATCATCAGTCATGCAGgtgcaaagaaaaagaagtaaaataTCCATTTCCCATGTCGGgaaaaaggaatataaataagtAATATTTAAAGAGGAAAtagtcatttcatttttatcattttgatgtttGTGCATACTAtgacttattttgaaaacaatcTAATTTtccataaaaaaggaaaaaaagacgtgtaaatattgtacagttCTTGATGAAATTCTTTGTCCTTCTGTACATTAACTCTCCtgtatttgaaaaacaaataaaatctgcaAAGAACAAATGGTGTTTCATTTCCCTACAGTGTGGGTGTTCTTTTACATCCATCtttgtgaggacattttggctgGTCCTCACATATTCCAAATACTTTTTGGAACATTGCtctgttttccctctccttttttaaaacagacTGTAATACTTGCACCTACGACCATGACTTGAGGCTTCACAACTATTGTTCAGTATGCAACATGTGCAATTGTGATGTGGAACCTGAAGACCTccagaaaacacactgaaaactGAGAGACTTCTAACATCCAGTAAGTAAACTTAAagggaaaatattttctgattttgGATTCAGGAGGAATAAATTCTAATTGATTTGTGTTCTGTGGTATTTTTAAAAGTAGAATAGAGTATATGTCGTATGTCTGGAAGTGATGTTTAATTTAGGGGTGAGGTGAAGGAGTGCATTAAATGAATGATTGTCTTCTTAAGTATGGAAATATAACCGTGTGTAGCCCCACCTAGCGGCCGGCTGGTATGAAACTCGCTGACGTCACATCTGGAAAACGAAACTGATCAAGGACTCGGAGTTTCCCGAGAAAGCCTCTGCGGCTAAGCAGCCGAACTCTTGCTTGGTATTTAAAAAGAATTAGCTGCTGGGATTGAATGCCAGTTCGTCAAACAGCTTCAGTTCCTATTACTCATACTGACAGTCACCAGCCGTACCGTATTTCTGACTTTTGACCCTGAAAACGACTCAACACCCACCTCCCTTCCCTCAGGTAAGAAAGCTTTAATgtgttgttgagacatttttaCGTGAGTTTAAATCTTCCCAATGGTGCTCTGTTGTGAAATTGTAAGCTACCATAAAACTTGTGAAAAAACATGTAGGTTACAATTCGACACATTGCAAGGAGCATTGAATACATTTTACTGGAATAATGAAAtactttgactttgactttttttaaaagaaaaacctcATATTAGAGTATTTATGGTATTGAGTGCTGAACCAGACCTGCTTCCTCTTTCCTGCCGTTCAGAAACTGCAAATTCAGGTGATTTTTCCCAACTGCACCTTAGTAGGCTGTAGATATCGATATAATCTTTCATGATTTAGTGGGAGTgggaaaagataaaataaaaaaaaaaaaaagagccatCCCTCATTCTAAGTGCGTGAGGACCTTTTAGAAAATAGATTTtctacacaaacatgcaaaggttaagttctttttattttattcactcccttttacattttttcctgGACAAATCCCTTTGTAAAACGACTAAATAACGCCCTCCACAGGCAAAAAGAATATTTTAAGATGGACCTGAAAAttcaaataatatattattaaataatttaaataatataaacctATAAATACACTGGATTAATTATGTTGATTAAACATCCAGCCCAGCTCTGCTTAATAAGGCATATTAATTATTCCTCCACCAGCTATAATCGTTGAACTTTTCTATgattctttctgtttttcactgTTGCATTCAGTGAATATACTCTGGGTACTAATATTTACAAGACTAAATGTTTCATTTGGAAAGACATGAGTTTTAAATTGAATagatgttatttaaataaactaatcttAAATTAAAGGCAACAGCAGAATGTATAAATTATTTCTGGTGTCTGGGAATCATGTTACAggtcagtgaaaaagctcagcCCTGAAGTATATGACAGCAACCCAGTGCAATGAGAAATGATCATGGATGCCAAATAAAACCCTGATGATGCTATTGTGTTGAcctgacatttttttcttcctactgcagaaatgtctcattctaaacCACTGCTCATCCCATGGCTGCGAGCACAGATTGACAGCGGTGCGGAGAGGTATCCTGGTGTCCACTGGATGAACCCGGAGCACACAGAGTTCTCCATTCCCTGGAAACATGGTTTAAGACAGGACTCCTCAAACTCTGACATTCTCATCTTTAAGGTAATCGTCATTGACACAACTTATCCCTTGTATTCATGGTGCTCTACACAGAGACTGGTCTTTGGTGTAATTCTTCCTGCTTTAACCTGTTTCTTCCCTGCAGGCGTGGGCCGAGACGAGTGGCAATGGCCGGGCTCAGGGAGACCCCTCAGTCTGGAAGAGGAACTTCCGCAGCGCTCTCCGAGCCAAAGGCTTCAAATTGGTCTCTGACAACAAGAACGACACCGCTAACCCCCACAAAGTGTTTCGCTGGCCGGATGAGTCAGCATCAGGAGGTGAGGATCCATAATGATGGTCTGTAGACCATCACCATTTGGTCCTTTATTGTAGTCGATAACAggcaagttttaaaaaaggactgtTTCCTCTGATGAACTGTACTAAAAATGAGCCACTAACAAAAACAGTGAATTAgatgtgaatgtgacatgttttCACTGGCTTCaggcattaaaaagacacagaaaaaacCAAAGAGAGATTGTTCTCTTGCTTGCAAAAtccaaacatttaatttctcctttagttttatttatgcAAAATTATTCGCCTTGTGTGTCTTAACTATAATCTCAGGAAGGTGGAGGCATCAGTTGGATCTTCATACTACTGTACTGCTAAATCagataaatgcaaaaaaatctgGTAATACAGTAAGTGGACCAAAGATAATCAGTGAAGCACCTTTCTGTCCGTGTGGCCACAAACAATACATATCTGATCACCTCCTTTCCGGATGTAGATGATCACATTACTATCTATCATGCACACATTTATCTGGATTTCTGTGTCTGTGGTCGAGATTTGTCAAGGTAATATGCATGATGTACCATGCATGCATAAATGATTTAAGGGCAGCAGATATTTACTGAGCTCCTTGCTTTCACTCTCAAAGCTAACTCCTCTGCTGGATCCCAGGACCAAGATGACCCCGATTTGTTTGAGGATATTGGCCTTCCTACACAAGAAGTAAgtgactgtgactgtgtgtttgacTTAATGCTGTGCAATTATATAATGGCATATGAACTCATTCAGATGTGTGTCCGTGGTTTCTTAGAGCCAGGTTGACCCATGCTTCGAAGAATGTCTCTATATTCCAGAAGACGTTTTGTTTTTAGGTAAGGGAGAAACTCTCATACTATTTTTTACCTCCTGACTCAGAAGGTAAATTTATcacatcattatcatcatttctgAACTTATCAATATTTGCCAGCAGAATCCACTGCCGACCAGGATATTCTCCAGGAGTGTCTAAAGGGCCTGAACATTGGCCCTCAAACAGGTAGGCGTGCTCATCATGTCCTCCTCACTGCTGCAAAATGAGCAGAAAACAAGAGTATCCAGGCTACTTTCCTAGAAACAGTTATTTACTTTCTCCAACTTTTCCACAGAGGGCACCGCAGGCTTTGAGCCTCCTCCCGAGCAACAGCAGCTCCAAAACCCAGTGGTGATTGGTGGACACGCGTTGCCTGGGCAACAGCAGTATCCAGTCATTTTTGAGGGTGCCGTCTGTGAAGCTGGGTTGCCTGAGCAACCGGCACATCCAATGGAGGGAGCCGTAGGAGGGGCCTGTGATGGGCAGTTGGCGGAGCAGTTCCTTCACACCATGACCAAGACCAGTGATGGAGATAATTTCAGTGAGTTGATAGATgtcactgtaaaaacaaaaatagtaatttagACAGAACGACAAAAAGCACATCCCTCACATTTAAACAAAGTGGCCTGTCAATATAATATCGGTCGGGAGTTGCAACAATGTTTGAAACAGGAGCTGATAAACACTTTTTCTCAAACACTTCTCCTCTTTGTGAATCCTTAGAGACTGAATTCAGGATATCAGTGTACTACAGAGGGGTGAAGGTGTTTGAGCAGCAGGTTGAGAATGAAGCTGGGATCCGCTTAGTTTACAGGTAACATCAAAATAAAGTCTAATGTCTGACAAATGTTCATTATCCCCAGCTTAGCTTCAAATTGACTGTCATAGTTAAAGGCATAAGtttatttttggaaatatgCCGTTCTCTTTCTTGTGGAGGGTGACTCATGTCTCAACAGTAAGAATGTAGATGATGCCATGTTagccaattagcttagcttagcataaagactggaaagcAGGGGGttacagctagcctggctctgtccagaggTGTCAAACTCTGCCTACCAGCTCCTGTAAAGCTcagttatattgtgtttaatttgTCCAAAAAGTATAGAAAggaccaggctagctgtttcccccagtTTCCTCTTTTTGTGCTAAGGTAAGCTATCAGTCTCCTGGCTGTAACTAAATATTTACAATACAGATGTGAGAGTGAATGttgccaaaatgtcaaactcttCCTCTAATTTTCTCAGGGCTCTGCCAGGCATTAAACCTGCCATTCAAGTTTAAATCTAATGAATAAACGTTGTCTTTGCGTCAGGCCCGAACTCATCGGGACAGTTTTTGATCATGAGTCAGGCCTTACCGTGGTCTCTCTGCCAAGTCCTGGAGCCATGCTGGATCAGACCCAAGCCAATCTGACCCAGCGCATCCTGGACAAGCTGGGCGACGGTTTGGATGTGGGGGTGTCCGGCCATGTGGTCTACGGCCAGCGACTGGGCGAAACCAAAGCATTTTGGAGCTTCTCCAAGTTTGACAGCAGCAGACAACCGCAAGAAATTTCTAAATTGCAACCTCAACCACTGTACATGTTGAAGGACTTTGTGCGAGGTGGGTGAAAAGGCTAAGTGTGTAGCATGTTGTTGCGAATACATGTGCCGCTTGATGTAGTGACTGATTTCCCTTGCCCTCTAGGAATATTGGACTTTATTGAAGGGAAAGACTgccctccctgctccctgttCTTCTGCCTGGCGGAGAAGTGGCCCGACCCAGACAACAAGCCTTGGGAGAAGAAACTTATCACTGTGGAAGTGAGAGAACCTTTAAACTACTGAAGTGCACAGACAGTATTGTGcttaaagcagtttttcagtCTGCCAGAGAAGTTTTTTGTTTGCTGCACATACCTCTATCAAATTTCATGAGTGATCAAACCACCAAAAATTGCCCACTCAAGGGAGCTGTAGTCAGCAGCACTTTTCAAGAGGCAATTTTGTCTCAGTATTGATTAATGGCACTGAGGGAACAAAGCCTGAATTCCAGTGGTGACAGCTGCTCCCTCGGGTGTAA contains these protein-coding regions:
- the irf3 gene encoding interferon regulatory factor 3 isoform X1; translated protein: MSHSKPLLIPWLRAQIDSGAERYPGVHWMNPEHTEFSIPWKHGLRQDSSNSDILIFKAWAETSGNGRAQGDPSVWKRNFRSALRAKGFKLVSDNKNDTANPHKVFRWPDESASGANSSAGSQDQDDPDLFEDIGLPTQESQVDPCFEECLYIPEDVLFLAESTADQDILQECLKGLNIGPQTEGTAGFEPPPEQQQLQNPVVIGGHALPGQQQYPVIFEGAVCEAGLPEQPAHPMEGAVGGACDGQLAEQFLHTMTKTSDGDNFKTEFRISVYYRGVKVFEQQVENEAGIRLVYRPELIGTVFDHESGLTVVSLPSPGAMLDQTQANLTQRILDKLGDGLDVGVSGHVVYGQRLGETKAFWSFSKFDSSRQPQEISKLQPQPLYMLKDFVRGILDFIEGKDCPPCSLFFCLAEKWPDPDNKPWEKKLITVEVVLTSLELLKNMAVVGGASSLQSVELQMSLEEMMETY
- the irf3 gene encoding interferon regulatory factor 3 isoform X2, coding for MSHSKPLLIPWLRAQIDSGAERYPGVHWMNPEHTEFSIPWKHGLRQDSSNSDILIFKAWAETSGNGRAQGDPSVWKRNFRSALRAKGFKLVSDNKNDTANPHKVFRWPDESASGANSSAGSQDQDDPDLFEDIGLPTQESQVDPCFEECLYIPEDVLFLESTADQDILQECLKGLNIGPQTEGTAGFEPPPEQQQLQNPVVIGGHALPGQQQYPVIFEGAVCEAGLPEQPAHPMEGAVGGACDGQLAEQFLHTMTKTSDGDNFKTEFRISVYYRGVKVFEQQVENEAGIRLVYRPELIGTVFDHESGLTVVSLPSPGAMLDQTQANLTQRILDKLGDGLDVGVSGHVVYGQRLGETKAFWSFSKFDSSRQPQEISKLQPQPLYMLKDFVRGILDFIEGKDCPPCSLFFCLAEKWPDPDNKPWEKKLITVEVVLTSLELLKNMAVVGGASSLQSVELQMSLEEMMETY